In Mycolicibacterium mucogenicum DSM 44124, the following are encoded in one genomic region:
- a CDS encoding flavin-containing monooxygenase — protein sequence MTLSVAIIGAGFAGIGAAIRLKDQGITDFEIFERGTRVGGTWRDNTYPGAACDIPSRLYSYSFAPNPDWSHTYSGSNEILGYIDNMVESFGIAPHIRFGHNVTGVEYDEVAGEWTVNFEGREPVQARAVIVASGPLANASFPKIEGIETYEGHKIHSARWDHDYDFTGKKVAVIGTGASGVQIVPELVKVAKSVKVFQRTPGWVIPRLNGSTSGWLKRIYKDVPFAEKLARSAWFWGHESVALGVVWDSPFTRVVEAVSLANLRLQVKDPWLRRQLTPDFSAGCKRLLMTADYYPALQADNCKLVTWPIARLSPKGIRTVEGIEHQFDAIVFATGFEVSKAGTPFPVIGIDGRELAAEWSRGAYAYRSVAVSGYPNLYFTFGPNSGPGHSSALVYMEAQIDYIVEAISKLLQFGWKSLDVRPEVQARYNEDIQQRLQSTTWNSGCQSWYLTEDGFNATMFPGFATQYVNQLKTVNLHDFKITAEQTSGASVLTA from the coding sequence ATGACACTCTCTGTAGCCATCATCGGTGCCGGGTTCGCCGGCATCGGCGCCGCCATTCGGCTCAAAGACCAGGGCATCACCGACTTCGAGATCTTCGAACGCGGTACGCGCGTCGGCGGCACCTGGCGTGACAACACGTATCCCGGTGCGGCGTGCGACATCCCGTCGCGCCTGTATTCCTACAGCTTCGCGCCGAATCCGGACTGGTCACACACCTACTCCGGTAGCAACGAGATCCTCGGCTACATCGACAACATGGTGGAGTCGTTCGGTATCGCGCCGCATATCCGCTTCGGCCACAACGTGACCGGCGTGGAGTACGACGAGGTGGCGGGGGAGTGGACCGTCAACTTCGAGGGTCGCGAACCCGTGCAGGCGCGCGCCGTGATCGTCGCCTCGGGGCCGTTGGCGAACGCCAGCTTCCCGAAGATCGAAGGCATCGAGACCTACGAGGGCCACAAGATCCACAGTGCCCGTTGGGATCACGACTACGACTTCACCGGCAAGAAGGTCGCGGTCATCGGCACCGGCGCCAGTGGCGTGCAGATCGTCCCGGAACTGGTCAAGGTCGCCAAGTCGGTCAAGGTGTTCCAGCGCACGCCCGGCTGGGTGATCCCGCGCCTCAACGGTTCGACCAGCGGCTGGCTGAAGCGGATCTACAAGGACGTGCCCTTCGCCGAGAAACTCGCCCGCTCGGCGTGGTTCTGGGGCCATGAGTCGGTCGCGCTCGGTGTCGTGTGGGACAGCCCGTTCACCCGGGTCGTCGAAGCGGTGAGCCTGGCGAATCTGCGCCTGCAGGTGAAGGATCCGTGGCTGCGCCGGCAGCTGACCCCCGACTTCTCGGCCGGCTGCAAGCGGCTGCTGATGACCGCCGACTACTATCCGGCGCTGCAGGCCGACAACTGCAAGCTGGTCACGTGGCCCATCGCGCGGTTGTCGCCCAAGGGTATTCGGACGGTCGAAGGCATCGAGCACCAGTTCGACGCCATCGTGTTCGCCACCGGCTTCGAGGTGTCCAAGGCCGGTACCCCGTTCCCCGTCATCGGCATCGACGGCCGGGAGCTCGCCGCGGAATGGAGCCGGGGCGCGTACGCCTATCGCAGCGTCGCGGTATCCGGTTACCCCAACCTGTATTTCACCTTCGGACCCAACTCCGGCCCCGGCCACAGCTCCGCGCTGGTGTACATGGAGGCGCAGATCGATTACATCGTCGAGGCGATCTCCAAGCTGCTGCAGTTCGGGTGGAAGTCGCTCGACGTGCGGCCCGAGGTGCAGGCCCGCTACAACGAGGACATCCAGCAGCGACTGCAATCCACGACGTGGAACTCGGGCTGCCAGAGCTGGTACCTGACCGAGGACGGCTTCAACGCGACGATGTTCCCCGGGTTCGCCACCCAGTACGTCAACCAGTTGAAAACGGTCAATCTGCACGACTTCAAGATCACTGCTGAACAGACCAGCGGTGCTTCGGTCCTGACCGCATAG